In Rattus rattus isolate New Zealand chromosome 3, Rrattus_CSIRO_v1, whole genome shotgun sequence, one genomic interval encodes:
- the Oaz3 gene encoding LOW QUALITY PROTEIN: ornithine decarboxylase antizyme 3 (The sequence of the model RefSeq protein was modified relative to this genomic sequence to represent the inferred CDS: deleted 1 base in 1 codon) — protein MLPWCYRSITYKEQEDLTLRPHCCLPCSCLPYSCLPCSESLEGLQAGRSTAQEKDHSQLKELYSAGNLTVLSADPLLHQDPVQLDFHFRLTPHSSAHWHGLLCDHQLFLDIPFQALEQGNRESLTATLEYVEEKTNVDSVFVNFQSNHKDRGALLRAFSYMGFEVVRPDHPALPPWDNVIFMVYPLERDLGQPGQ, from the exons ATGCTGCCTTGGTGTTACAGAAG cATCACTTACAAGGAACAGGAGGACCTGACTCTCCggccccattgctgcctcccgtGCTCCTGCCTCCCGTACTCCTGCCTCCCGTGCTCC GAGTCCCTAGAAGGACTCCAGGCGGGTAGGAGCACTGCACAGGAAAAAGACCACAGCCAGCTTAAAGAACTCTATTCA gcTGGGAACCTGACAGTGCTATCAGCCGACCCCCTGCTTCACCAAGATCCAGTTCAGTTAGACTTCCACTTTCGTCTTACCCCCCATTCCTCTGCTCACTGGCACGGCCTTCTGTGTGACCACCAACTCTTCCTGGATATCCCATTTCAGGCCTTGGAGCAAGGCAACAGAGAAAG TTTGACAGCAACACTGGAGTATGTGGAGGAGAAAACCAATGTGGACTCTGTGTTTGTGAACTTCCAAAGCAATCATAAGGACAGAG GTGCCCTGCTGCGAGCCTTTAGCTACATGGGCTTTGAGGTGGTCAGACCAGATCatccagctctccctccctggGACAATGTCATCTTCATGGTGTATCCCCTTGAAAGGGACCTTGGCCagcctggccagtga